A window of the Limanda limanda chromosome 8, fLimLim1.1, whole genome shotgun sequence genome harbors these coding sequences:
- the LOC133008593 gene encoding myosin heavy chain, fast skeletal muscle-like isoform X2, whose amino-acid sequence MSTDAEMAIYGKAAIYLRKPERERLEAQSAPFDAKTACYVADVKELYLKGTIMKKEGGKVTVKLLDLQEEKVYKEADVHQMNPPKYDKIEDMAMMTHLNEASVLYNLKERYAAWMIYTYSGLFCATVNPYKWLPVYDADVVSAYRGKKRMEAPPHIFSVSDNAYQFMLTDRENQSVLITGESGAGKTVNTKRVIQYFATIAVAGGEKKKDTSKIQGSLEDQIIAANPLLEAYGNAKTVRNDNSSRFGKFIRIHFGTTGKLASADIETYLLEKSRVTYQLSAERGYHIFYQMMTDHIPGIVEGALITTNPYDYPLISMGQITVASIDDKVELEATDNAIDILGFTGEEKMAIYKFTGAVIHHGNMKFKQKQREEQAEPDGTEDADKVAYLLGLNSADMLKGLCYPRVKVGNEYVTKGQTVPQVNNSVTALAKSIYERMFLWMVVRINQMLDTKQSRNSYIGVLDIAGFEIFDFNTLEQLCINFTNEKLQQFFNHTMFVLEQEEYKKEGIIWEFIDFGMDLAACIELIEKPMGIFSILEEECMFPKADDTSFKNKLYDQHLGKNKAFEKPKPAKGKAEAHFSLVHYAGTVDYNIAGWLDKNKDPLNESVLQLYQKSSVKLLAGLYPPIVEEAGKKGGKKKGGSMQTVSSQFRENLGKLMTNLRSTHPHFVRCLIPNESKTPGLMENFLVIHQLRCNGVLEGIRICRKGFPSRIQYGDFKQRYKVLNASVIPEGQFIDNKKASEKLLGSIDVNHDEYRFGHTKVFFKAGLLGTLEEMRDEKLAALVTMTQALCRAYLMRKEFMKMMERREAVYTIQYNVRSFMNVKHWPWMKVYYKIKPLLQSAETEKELSKMKENYDKMTTDLATALAKKKELEEKMVSLLQEKNDLQLQVASEGDNLSDAEERCEGLIKSKIQLEAKLKETTERLEDEEEMNAELTAKKRKLEDECSELKKDIDDLELTLAKVEKEKHATENKVKNLTEEMASQDESIAKLSKEKKALQEAHQQTLDDLQAEEDKVNTLTKAKTKLEQQVDDLEGSLEQEKKLRMDLERAKRKLEGDLKLAQESIMDLENDKQQSDEKGKKKDFEISQLLSKIEDEQSMGSQLQKKIKELQARIEELEEEIEAERAARAKVEKQRADLSRELEEISERLEEAGGATAAQIEMSKKREAEFQKLRRDLEESTLQHEATASALRKKQADSVAELGEQIDNLQRVKQKLEKEKSEYKMEIDDLSSNMEAVAKAKGNLEKMCRTLEDQLSELKTKNDETVRQANDLGAQKARLLTENGEFGRQIEEKEALVSQLTRGKQAYTQQIEELKRQIEEEVKAKNALAHGLQSARHDCDLLREQFEEEQEAKAELQRGMSKANSEVAQWRTKYETDAIQRTEELEESKKKLAQRLQEAEEQIEAVNSKCASLEKTKQRLQSEVEDLMIDVERANGLAANLDKKQRNFDKVLADWKQKYEEGQSELEGSLKEARSLGTELFKMKNSYEEALDQLETMKRENKNLQQEISDLTEQIGETGKSIHELEKSKKQVETEKSEIQTALEEAEGTLEHEESKILRVQLELNQIKGEVDRKLSEKDEEMEQIKRNSQRVTDSMQSSLDSEVRSRNDALRIKKKMEGDLNEMEIQLSHANRQASESQKQLRNVQAQLKDAQLHLDDAVRAAEDLKEQAAMVDRRNGLMVAEIEELRVALEQTERGRKVAEQELVDASERVGLLHSQNTSLLNTKKKLESDLVQVQSEVDDTVQEARNAEDKAKKAITDAAMMAEELKKEQDTSSHLERMKKNLEVAVKDLQHRLDEAENLAMKGGKKQLQKLESRVRELESEIDAEQRRGADAVKGVRKYERRVKELTYQTEEDKKNVSRLQDLVDKLQLKVKAYKRQSEEAEEQANVHLSKCRKVQHELEEAEERADIAESQVNKLRAKTRDSGKGKEAAE is encoded by the exons ATGAGTACGGACGCGGAGATGGCCATTTATGGCAAAGCAGCCATATACCTGCGTAAgccggagagggagagacttgAGGCTCAAAGCGCACCTTTTGATGCCAAGACTGCCTGCTATGTGGCCGATGTCAAAGAGCTGTACTTGAAGGGAACAATCATGAAGAAAGAGGGTGGCAAAGTCACCGTCAAACTCCTGGACCTTCAGGAG GAGAAGGTATATAAAGAAGCAGACGTCCATCAAATGAACCCTCCCAAGTACGACAAAATTGAGGACATGGCCATGATGACCCATCTCAATGAAGCCTCTGTCCTGTATAACCTCAAAGAGCGTTATGCAGCATGGATGATCTAC ACCTACTCTGGGTTGTTCTGTGCCACTGTTAACCCTTACAAATGGCTCCCAGTGTACGATGCTGATGTTGTAAGTGCCTACAGAGGCAAGAAGCGTATGGAGGCTCCACCCCATATCTTCTCCGTCTCTGACAACGCTTATCAGTTCATGCTCACTG ATAGGGAGAACCAGTCTGTCTTGATCAC TGGAGAATCTGGTGCTGGAAAGACTGTGAACACGAAACGTGTCATCCAGTACTTCGCCACAATCGCAgtggcaggaggagaaaagaagaaggatACAAGCAAGATTCAG GGGTCACTGGAGGATCAGATTATTGCAGCCAATCCCCTGCTGGAGGCCTATGGTAATGCCAAAACTGTGAGGAATGACAACTCTTCTCGCTTT GGTAAATTCATCAGAATCCATTTCGGCACAACTGGCAAACTGGCCAGTGCTGACATTGAGACAT ATCTGCTGGAGAAGTCAAGAGTGACATACCAGCTTTCTGCTGAGAGAGGCTACCACATTTTCTACCAGATGATGACAGACCACATACCAGGGATAGTTG AGGGGGCACTCATCACAACCAACCCCTACGACTACCCCTTGATAAGCATGGGTCAGATCACTGTGGCCAGCATTGATGACAAAGTTGAGCTGGAAGCTACTGAT AATGCTATTGATATCTTGGGCTTCACTGGTGAGGAGAAGATGGCCATCTACAAGTTTACTGGTGCTGTGATCCACCATGGTAACATGAagttcaagcaaaagcagcgtGAGGAGCAGGCTGAACCCGATGGCACAGAAG ATGCTGACAAGGTTGCTTACCTGTTGGGTCTGAACTCCGCTGACATGCTGAAGGGTTTGTGCTATCCCAGAGTGAAGGTCGGAAATGAGTATGTCACAAAGGGACAGACTGTACCTCAG GTGAACAACTCAGTGACTGCCCTGGCCAAATCCATCTATGAGAGGATGTTCTTGTGGATGGTTGTCCGTATCAACCAGATGTTGGACACTAAGCAGTCAAGGAACTCCTATATTGGTGTCCTGGATATCGCCGGCTTTGAAATCTTTGAT TTCAACACCTTGGAGCAACTgtgcatcaacttcaccaatgAGAAACTGCAACAGTTCTTCAACCACACCATGTTTGTCCTGGAGCAAGAGGAGTACAAGAAGGAGGGTATTATCTGGGAGTTCATTGACTTCGGTATGGACTTGGCTGCCTGCATTGAGCTGATTGAAAAG CCCATGGGCATCTTCTCCATCCTTGAAGAGGAGTGCATGTTCCCTAAGGCTGATGACACATCCTTCAAGAATAAGCTCTATGATCAGCATCTTggcaaaaacaaagcatttgagAAGCCAAAACCTGCAAAGGGCAAGGCTGAGGCCCACTTCTCCCTGGTGCACTATGCTGGTACAGTGGACTACAATATCGCTGGATGGCTGGACAAGAACAAGGACCCCCTGAATGAGTCTGTTCTGCAGCTGTACCAGAAGTCATCAGTGAAACTGCTGGCTGGCCTGTATCCACCTATTGTTGAGG AGGCTGGAAAGAAGGGAGGCAAGAAGAAGGGAGGCTCTATGCAGACTGTGTCTTCACAGTTCAGG GAAAACTTGGGCAAGCTGATGACTAACTTGAGGAGCACCCATCCTCACTTTGTGCGTTGTCTGATTCCCAATGAGTCAAAGACTCCAG GACTGATGGAGAACTTCCTGGTCATCCACCAGCTGAGGTGTAACGGTGTGCTGGAGGGTATCAGAATCTGCAGGAAAGGTTTCCCCAGCAGAATCCAATATGGTGACTTCAAGCAGAG GTACAAGGTATTGAATGCCAGTGTCATTCCTGAGGGCCAGTTCATTGACAACAAGAAGGCTTCAGAAAAGCTGCTTGGATCGATTGATGTTAATCATGACGAGTACAGATTTGGACACACAAAG GTGTTCTTCAAAGCTGGTCTGTTGGGTACccttgaggagatgagagatgaaaagCTTGCAGCTCTGGTCACAATGACTCAAGCTCTCTGCCGTGCTTACCTCATGAGAAAGGAGTTTATGAAGATGATGGAGAGGAG GGAAGCCGTGTACACCATCCAGTACAACGTGCGCTCATTCATGAATGTCAAACATTGGCCATGGATGAAGGTTTACTACAAGATCAagcctctgctgcagagtgCTGAAACTGAGAAGGAGCTGTCTAAAATGAAGGAAAACTATGATAAGATGACAACTGACTTGGCTACTGCCCTGGCCAAGAAGAAGGAACTAGAGGAGAAGATGGTGTCTCTTCTGCAAGAGAAGAATGATCTGCAGCTCCAAGTGGCATCC gaaggagataaTCTCTCAGATGCTGAGGAAAGATGTGAGGGACTTATCAAGAGCAAGATTCAGCTTGAGGccaaactcaaagaaacaactgagagacttgaggatgaagaggaaatgaATGCTGAGCTTACTGCTAAAAAGAGAAAGCTGGAAGATGAATGTTCTGAGCTCAAGAAGGATATTGACGATCTGGAGCTTACATTGGCcaaggtggagaaagagaaacatgcCACTGAGAACAAG GTTAAGAACCTGACAGAGGAGATGGCCTCTCAAGATGAGAGCATTGCTAAGCTGAGCAAGGAGAAGAAAGCCCTTCAGGAGGCTCATCAACAGACTCTTGATGACCTGCAGGCTGAGGAAGACAAAGTCAACACTCTGACCAAGGCCAAGACAAAGCTTGAGCAGCAAGTTGATGAT CTTGAGGGTTCTCTGGAACAAGAGAAGAAACTGCGTATGGACCTTGAGAGAGCCAAGAGGAAGCTCGAGGGAGATCTGAAACTGGCCCAGGAATCCATAATGGATCTTGAGAATGACAAGCAGCAGTCTGATGAGAAAGGGAAAAA GAAAGACTTTGAAATCAGCCAACTCCTGAGCAAGATTGAGGATGAGCAGTCTATGGGATCTCAGCTTCAAAAGAAGATCAAGGAGCTTCAG GCCCGTATtgaggaactggaggaggagattgagGCTGAGCGTGCTGCTCGTGCCAAGGTTGAGAAGCAGAGGGCTGACCTCTCCAGGGAACTTGAGGAGATCAGTGAGAGGCtagaggaggctggaggtgccactgctgctcagattgAGATGAGCAAGAAGCGGGAAGCTGAGTTCCAGAAGCTCCGTCGGGACCTTGAGGAGTCCACTCTGCAGCATGAAGCCACTGCTTCCGCTCTTCGCAAGAAGCAGGCTGACAGCGTTGCTGAGCTGGGAGAGCAGATCGACAACCTCCAGCGTGTCAAGCAGAAgcttgaaaaggaaaagagtgaaTACAAAATGGAGATTGATGATCTGTCCAGCAACATGGAGGCTGTTGCTAAAGCAAAg GGAAATCTGGAAAAGATGTGCCGTACTCTTGAGGACCAACTTAGTGAACTGAAGACCAAGAATGATGAAACTGTTCGTCAAGCGAATGACTTGGGTGCACAGAAAGCCCGTCTCCTGACAGAAAATG GTGAGTTCGGCCGTCAAATTGAAGAGAAAGAGGCTCTTGTCTCCCAGCTGACCAGAGGCAAACAGGCCTACACTCAACAGATTGAAGAGCTGAAGAGACAGATTGAAGAGGAGGTTAAG GCCAAGAATGCTCTTGCCCATGGACTGCAATCAGCCCGCCACGACTGTGACCTGCTGAGGGAACAgtttgaggaggagcaggaggctaAGGCTGAGTTGCAGCGTGGAATGTCCAAGGCCAACAGTGAGGTGGCTCAGTGGAGAACTAAGTATGAAACTGATGCTATTCAGCGCACTGAGGAGCTTGAGGAGTCCAA GAAAAAGCTGGCTCAGCGTCTTcaggaggctgaggagcagaTTGAGGCTGTGAACTCCAAGTGTGCTTCTCTGGAGAAAACcaaacagaggctgcagagtgAGGTGGAGGACCTCATGATTGATGTGGAGAGGGCTAATGGGCTGGCTGCTAACCTggacaagaagcagaggaacttCGACAAG GTGCTGGCAGACTGGAAGCAGAAGTATGAGGAGGGTCAGTCAGAGCTTGAGGGATCTCTGAAGGAGGCTCGTTCTCTCGGCACTGAGCTGTTCAAGATGAAGAACTCTTATGAGGAAGCTCTGGATCAGCTGGAGACCATGAAGCGTGAAAACAAGAACCTGCAGC AGGagatctctgatctcactgaACAGATTGGTGAGACTGGCAAGAGCATCCATGAGCTGGAGAAGTCAAAGaagcaggtggagacagagaaatCTGAGATCCAGACAGCTcttgaggaggctgag GGAACTCTGGAACATGAAGAGTCTAAAATCCTGCGTGTTCAGCTGGAGCTCAACCAGATCAAGGGTGAGGTGGACAGGAAACTGTCAGAAAAAGATGAGGAGATGGAGCAGATCAAGAGAAACAGCCAGAGGGTGACTGACTCTATGCAGAGCTCTCTGGATTCTGAGGTCAGGAGCAGGAATGATGCCCTGAGaatcaagaagaagatggagggagacctGAATGAGATGGAGATTCAGCTGAGCCATGCCAATCGCCAGGCTTCTGAGTCccagaagcagctgaggaaTGTGCAGGCACAGCTGAAG GATGCTCAACTGCACCTTGATGACGCTGTCAGAGCCGCGGAGGACCTTAAGGAACAAGCTGCTATGGTGGATCGCAGGAACGGTCTGATGGTGGCTGAAATTGAGGAACTTAGAGTGGCTctggaacagacagagagaggtcgCAAAGTCGCTGAACAGGAGCTGGTAGATGCCAGTGAGCGTGTTGGACTGCTGCACTCTCAG AACACAAGCCTTCTGAACACCAAGAAGAAGCTTGAGTCTGACCTGGTTCAGGTCCAGAGTGAAGTTGATGACACTGTTCAGGAAGCAAGGAATGCAGAGGATAAGGCTAAGAAAGCCATCACTGAT gcTGCGATGAtggctgaggagctgaagaaggagcaggaTACTAGCTCTCAcctggagaggatgaagaagaacctGGAGGTTGCTGTTAAGGACCTGCAGCACCGCCTGGATGAGGCTGAGAACCTGGCCATGAAGGGTGGCAAGAAGCAGCTCCAGAAACTGGAGTCTAGG GTGCGCGAGCTTGAGTCAGAGATTGACGCTGAGCAGAGACGTGGAGCAGATGCTGTTAAGGGTGTCCGCAAGTAc